The Caballeronia sp. Lep1P3 genome window below encodes:
- a CDS encoding PAS domain-containing sensor histidine kinase, giving the protein MRPACGSSPSLASAPPDEGAIISPLWTDAHFRLLVESVEDYAIFLLDERGNIVTWNNGARRIKGYDAHEIVGRHFSVFYPSDDIAAKKPQKELEAAASKGRIEDEGWRVRKDATRFWANVVVTALRDENGKLIGFAKVTRDMTDRLRLAELQHARELSAHVQAALEDERATISRELHDDLGQQLAALKMQIAALDSQREGAGFARHSLADTRGIRAQIDTVIASLRRIAAGLRPPVLDDLGLFAAIEWLVNDFRRRHGLSIALDLDGEEMELGGDAATSMFRLVQEALTNVVRHAHASEVRIEASCAGDRCRLTIEDNGRGADLAKPRAAHAFGLLGMGERVRQLGGVIAFRSVPGNGFRIDVDIPLSGLAQDAGQ; this is encoded by the coding sequence ATGCGCCCTGCATGCGGTTCGTCCCCTTCCCTCGCGAGCGCGCCGCCGGACGAGGGCGCGATCATTTCTCCCCTTTGGACCGACGCGCATTTCCGGCTGCTCGTCGAGTCCGTCGAGGATTACGCCATCTTTCTGCTCGACGAACGCGGCAACATCGTCACATGGAACAACGGCGCCCGGCGCATCAAGGGCTATGATGCGCACGAGATCGTGGGCCGGCATTTCTCCGTGTTCTATCCGTCCGACGATATCGCCGCGAAGAAGCCGCAAAAGGAACTGGAGGCCGCCGCATCGAAGGGCCGCATCGAAGACGAAGGCTGGCGCGTGCGCAAGGACGCGACGCGCTTCTGGGCCAACGTCGTCGTCACGGCGTTGCGCGATGAAAACGGCAAGCTGATCGGTTTCGCGAAGGTCACGCGCGACATGACGGACCGCTTGCGCCTCGCCGAACTGCAGCATGCGCGCGAACTGTCCGCGCATGTTCAGGCGGCGCTGGAGGACGAACGGGCCACCATTTCCCGCGAACTGCACGACGATCTCGGCCAGCAGCTCGCGGCGCTCAAGATGCAGATCGCCGCACTGGATTCACAGCGCGAAGGCGCCGGGTTCGCGCGTCATTCGCTTGCCGACACGCGGGGCATCCGGGCGCAGATCGACACGGTCATCGCTTCGCTCAGACGAATCGCCGCGGGTTTGCGTCCGCCGGTGCTCGACGATCTCGGCCTTTTCGCCGCGATCGAATGGCTCGTCAACGATTTCCGCCGCCGTCACGGTCTTTCGATCGCGCTCGATCTCGACGGCGAAGAGATGGAACTCGGCGGCGATGCGGCGACTTCCATGTTTCGTCTCGTGCAGGAAGCGCTCACAAACGTCGTGCGGCACGCGCACGCGAGCGAAGTGCGTATCGAGGCAAGCTGCGCGGGCGACCGCTGCAGGCTGACGATCGAGGACAACGGCCGTGGCGCCGATCTCGCCAAGCCTCGCGCGGCGCATGCGTTCGGCCTGCTCGGGATGGGCGAGCGCGTGAGGCAGCTCGGCGGCGTCATCGCGTTTCGAAGCGTTCCGGGCAACGGCTTTCGCATCGACGTCGACATTCCCTTGAGCGGACTCGCGCAAGACGCTGGCCAATGA
- a CDS encoding universal stress protein — MYTRILAPIDGSATSAHAFDEALKIARDNRAELQPLFVIDLQPVAYDAAAACYSDMRESMLDEGRRLTSDAAKRMDREGVSGKPRIAEVELTGDDIAQRICHCAQDFGADLVVMGTHGRRGWRRLVLGSVAERFLRLSRWPVLLVPGHDAEEIARRQAAAESD; from the coding sequence ATGTACACACGCATCCTCGCCCCCATCGACGGCAGCGCGACTTCCGCGCACGCGTTCGACGAAGCCCTCAAGATCGCGCGCGACAATCGCGCCGAGTTGCAGCCGCTGTTCGTGATCGATCTCCAGCCGGTCGCCTACGACGCCGCCGCCGCGTGCTATTCCGACATGCGCGAATCCATGCTCGACGAAGGCCGGCGCCTGACATCCGATGCGGCGAAGCGCATGGATCGCGAGGGCGTGAGCGGCAAGCCGCGCATCGCCGAAGTCGAACTGACGGGCGACGACATCGCCCAGCGCATCTGTCATTGCGCGCAGGACTTCGGCGCCGACCTCGTCGTGATGGGCACGCATGGCCGGCGCGGCTGGCGGCGGCTCGTGCTGGGCAGCGTCGCCGAGCGTTTCCTGCGACTTTCGCGCTGGCCGGTATTGCTCGTGCCGGGCCACGACGCCGAGGAAATCGCGCGCCGGCAGGCCGCTGCCGAAAGCGACTGA
- a CDS encoding zinc-dependent alcohol dehydrogenase family protein, with protein MRAMLFDGTGPRLRAADTDDPVAGPGQLLIDVIACGVCRTDLHVVDGELAHPRRPVIPGHEVVGRVAAIGAGVEGFAPGDRVGVPWLGHACGRCRYCSTHRENLCDAPGFTGYTLNGGYAERMVAESRFCLHLPSRYSDIEAAPLLCAGLIGYRTLKMAGDAERIGIYGFGAAAHIVAQIARHEGRTVYAFTRRGDSAAQSLAMRLGATWAGGSDERPPAELDAALIFAPAGALVPAALAALGKGGIVVCGGIHMSDIPAFPYSLLWQERRIASVANLTRADGQEFMARAAAIALHVQTRVYALADANVALADLREGRMVGAAVLRIHE; from the coding sequence ATGCGCGCAATGCTCTTCGACGGAACCGGCCCGCGATTGCGCGCCGCCGATACCGACGACCCCGTTGCCGGTCCGGGGCAGCTTCTGATCGATGTGATCGCGTGCGGCGTATGCCGCACCGATCTCCATGTCGTCGATGGCGAGCTCGCGCATCCGAGGCGGCCGGTCATTCCGGGGCATGAAGTCGTCGGACGCGTGGCCGCGATCGGCGCGGGCGTGGAAGGCTTCGCGCCGGGCGACCGCGTCGGCGTGCCGTGGCTCGGCCATGCGTGCGGGCGCTGCCGCTACTGCTCGACGCATCGCGAGAATCTGTGCGATGCGCCGGGCTTCACCGGCTACACGCTCAATGGCGGCTATGCCGAGCGCATGGTCGCGGAGAGCCGCTTCTGCCTGCATCTTCCATCACGCTATTCGGACATCGAGGCCGCGCCGCTCCTGTGCGCCGGACTCATCGGCTACCGGACGCTGAAAATGGCGGGCGACGCCGAGCGCATCGGCATCTACGGTTTCGGCGCGGCAGCGCATATCGTCGCGCAGATCGCGCGGCACGAGGGCCGCACCGTCTACGCCTTCACGCGCCGCGGCGACAGCGCCGCTCAATCGCTCGCTATGCGACTGGGCGCGACATGGGCCGGCGGCAGCGACGAACGCCCGCCTGCCGAACTCGACGCCGCGCTCATCTTCGCGCCCGCCGGCGCGCTCGTGCCGGCGGCGCTCGCGGCGCTGGGCAAGGGCGGCATCGTCGTGTGCGGCGGCATCCATATGAGCGACATTCCCGCATTCCCGTATTCGCTGCTGTGGCAGGAGCGGCGCATCGCGTCGGTTGCGAACCTGACGCGCGCGGACGGGCAGGAATTCATGGCGCGCGCGGCGGCCATTGCGCTTCATGTGCAAACGCGCGTGTACGCGCTCGCCGACGCGAACGTGGCGCTCGCGGATCTCCGCGAAGGGCGCATGGTCGGCGCCGCTGTGCTGCGTATCCACGAGTGA